In one Candidatus Ancaeobacter aquaticus genomic region, the following are encoded:
- a CDS encoding ion channel, whose protein sequence is MKENFRGVTLATLGYWDITPVTDFVRNLAVMEAILGQLFLTVFIARLIGLQLFKPLLRK, encoded by the coding sequence TTGAAAGAGAACTTTAGGGGGGTAACTCTTGCTACGCTCGGGTATTGGGACATAACGCCTGTAACTGATTTTGTGCGTAATCTCGCTGTTATGGAAGCTATTCTCGGACAGCTTTTTCTTACCGTGTTTATTGCACGTCTCATTGGTCTTCAGCTTTTTAAGCCTCTTCTACGAAAATAA
- a CDS encoding PEP-CTERM sorting domain-containing protein, which produces MKKLIFAIIMFLLVCSIPRLVNAVTNNFNGSMVPGDWEMDENWSEGVLPGVGDDVIFLSYIDDLGGDKTVNTFASHTTSTSEFGSAGATLTVTNGATFYDSSSNRGIITADTTFNGSSYNLTGTITGDTTFNGSSTNVMSTITGTTTFNDSSSTFGSSTLNGNVTLNTTGDIAGTINVSEGENVSAINSGTVSAAINGSGGLTKTGATTVTLSGSNTYSGETTISLGTLSVTGGITSSAVTINGGTLIGSGTVGNMTVADGGTFSPGLSPGTLNAGATTWESGGTYLWEINNATGLQGAPLGLGWDWLNITGGLGITATSGNKFNLNLSTMGVDAANFDNSDPYSWIIATASGEITDFSADKFTIDDSLFTNALGGGSFGIEQDGSNINLTFAAVPEPSTYALFGLGLFGLIYFRRRGLKS; this is translated from the coding sequence AAAAAGTTGATTTTCGCAATCATAATGTTTTTACTTGTTTGTTCAATCCCTAGGTTAGTAAATGCGGTGACAAATAATTTTAATGGTTCGATGGTTCCTGGCGACTGGGAAATGGATGAGAACTGGAGCGAGGGTGTACTTCCTGGTGTTGGAGACGATGTAATATTCCTTTCCTACATCGACGACTTGGGTGGAGACAAGACGGTCAATACGTTTGCGAGCCATACGACGAGCACCTCTGAGTTTGGCAGTGCCGGCGCAACCCTGACTGTCACGAATGGAGCAACGTTCTACGACAGCTCCTCCAACCGCGGCATCATCACCGCCGACACCACGTTTAACGGCAGCTCCTACAATCTGACAGGCACCATCACCGGCGACACCACGTTTAACGGCTCTTCAACAAATGTGATGAGCACCATCACCGGCACCACCACGTTTAACGACAGCTCCTCCACCTTCGGCAGCAGCACCCTTAATGGAAATGTTACGCTTAACACCACAGGTGATATTGCAGGTACAATCAACGTGAGCGAGGGAGAAAATGTTTCGGCTATCAATAGCGGAACAGTGTCAGCGGCAATCAACGGTTCCGGCGGTCTTACCAAAACCGGGGCGACAACAGTGACACTGAGTGGATCAAACACCTATTCTGGAGAAACCACGATTAGTCTGGGAACACTTTCAGTGACGGGTGGTATTACCAGCAGTGCTGTTACAATTAACGGGGGTACGCTTATTGGATCAGGGACGGTCGGAAATATGACCGTCGCAGACGGCGGTACTTTTTCTCCGGGATTGAGTCCTGGCACGCTGAATGCCGGTGCTACTACGTGGGAAAGCGGGGGTACATATCTTTGGGAGATTAATAATGCCACAGGTTTACAAGGGGCCCCTTTGGGTCTCGGCTGGGATTGGCTTAATATTACAGGAGGACTAGGCATAACCGCAACCTCCGGCAATAAATTCAATCTTAACCTATCAACAATGGGAGTCGATGCCGCTAACTTTGATAACTCTGACCCTTATTCATGGATTATAGCAACGGCTTCTGGCGAAATTACAGATTTCTCTGCTGATAAGTTTACTATTGATGACAGTTTGTTTACAAATGCCCTCGGCGGCGGGTCTTTTGGCATTGAACAGGACGGCAGCAATATCAATCTAACATTTGCCGCAGTCCCCGAACCGTCAACTTACGCACTATTCGGCTTAGGTCTTTTTGGGCTTATTTATTTTCGTAGAAGAGGCTTAAAAAGCTGA